A stretch of Faecalibacterium duncaniae DNA encodes these proteins:
- a CDS encoding response regulator transcription factor: protein MGKVSVLIRRKENVFQILIVEDDKELSQLFQKVLEKNGYQVKSASDGAEALEVLVKEYIDLIISDIMMPVMDGYELVSELRSAGYQIPVLMITAKGSFDDMRQGFLSGSDDYMVKPVNVNEMVLRVGALLRRAQILNEHKIVIGSTEFDYDAMTVTTDKESLVLPKKEFLLLYKLAASPGRIFTKQQLMDEVWGYETEADPHTIEVHIGRIRERFKDNPDFEIVTMRGIGYKVVKK, encoded by the coding sequence ATGGGCAAGGTATCTGTTTTAATAAGGAGGAAGGAAAACGTGTTTCAAATATTGATTGTAGAAGATGATAAAGAATTAAGCCAGCTATTCCAAAAAGTGCTTGAGAAGAATGGATATCAAGTCAAAAGTGCATCGGATGGAGCAGAGGCATTAGAAGTATTGGTTAAGGAATATATTGATCTGATCATTTCTGATATTATGATGCCGGTTATGGATGGCTATGAACTGGTGTCAGAACTTCGCTCAGCAGGATATCAGATACCAGTGCTTATGATCACTGCGAAAGGTTCCTTTGATGATATGCGCCAGGGATTTCTTTCGGGAAGTGACGATTATATGGTAAAACCGGTAAATGTGAATGAAATGGTTTTAAGAGTCGGAGCACTGCTTCGCCGTGCACAGATACTGAATGAACACAAAATTGTGATCGGTTCAACAGAGTTTGATTATGATGCAATGACGGTTACAACTGATAAGGAAAGTCTTGTTTTGCCTAAAAAAGAATTCCTGCTTTTATATAAGCTTGCAGCTTCGCCAGGCAGAATATTTACAAAACAACAGTTGATGGATGAAGTATGGGGATACGAGACGGAGGCAGACCCACATACGATAGAGGTACATATAGGAAGAATCAGAGAGCGTTTTAAAGATAACCCTGATTTTGAAATCGTAACAATGCGTGGAATTGGATACAAGGTGGTGAAAAAATAA
- the cls gene encoding cardiolipin synthase — protein MKQDTLEGKAKTKNGVKRLCFSIVCILLEVVFIITIVTRLNEYAEIINLFTRILSGILVLGLYASDKTSSMKMPWVILILIFPIMGVGLYLLIGLNGGTHKMRERYAEIDSKLLPMLSDNQECLNRINETIPKAGNIASYIQRNSQYPIYQNTDIVYFDEAVKGLEAQLKDLEKAQKFIFMEYHAIEDAEAWHKIQDVLEERVKAGVEVRVFYDDMGSIGFINTDFVKKMEAIGIHCRVFNPFMPGLNLFLNNRDHRKITVIDGKVGFTGGYNLANEYFNYTHPYGQWKDTGIRLEGDAVQSLTVTFLEMWNAVSEKATNDTDFSKYIIHYDYKAQQTGFVQPYADSPMDNEQVGEEVYISMINKAEKYCWFMTPYLIITDEMTHALCLAAKRGVDVRIITPGIPDKKFIYNVTRSFYHGLVKHGVRVYEWTPGFCHAKMSVADDCMATCGTINLDYRSLYHHFENGCFMADCQAVVEIKNDLIRTMGECRDVTDQYQTGRSAYLRLGQLFMRLFAGLL, from the coding sequence ATGAAACAAGATACTTTAGAAGGAAAAGCGAAAACAAAAAACGGAGTAAAACGATTGTGTTTTTCCATAGTCTGCATTCTTCTAGAAGTAGTTTTTATTATTACTATTGTAACACGCTTAAATGAATATGCAGAAATCATAAATCTATTTACAAGGATTTTAAGTGGAATTTTAGTTTTGGGATTGTATGCATCAGATAAGACATCCTCTATGAAAATGCCTTGGGTCATCTTAATTCTAATTTTCCCAATTATGGGTGTAGGCCTGTATTTGTTGATTGGTTTGAATGGCGGCACACATAAAATGCGTGAGCGATATGCAGAAATTGATAGCAAATTGTTACCAATGCTTTCCGATAATCAGGAGTGCTTAAACAGAATAAACGAAACGATTCCGAAGGCAGGAAATATTGCAAGTTATATACAAAGAAATTCGCAGTATCCAATCTATCAGAATACGGATATTGTGTATTTTGATGAAGCAGTGAAAGGATTAGAGGCACAGCTTAAGGATTTGGAGAAAGCACAAAAGTTTATCTTTATGGAATATCATGCGATAGAAGACGCTGAAGCATGGCATAAGATTCAAGATGTTCTGGAAGAGCGAGTAAAAGCAGGTGTGGAAGTTAGAGTATTCTACGATGATATGGGTTCTATAGGCTTTATTAACACAGATTTTGTGAAAAAAATGGAGGCAATAGGAATTCATTGCCGTGTATTCAATCCGTTTATGCCAGGTTTAAATCTGTTTTTGAACAATCGTGATCATAGAAAAATAACAGTTATTGATGGAAAAGTCGGATTTACAGGTGGATATAATCTAGCAAACGAATATTTTAATTACACACACCCGTATGGACAGTGGAAAGATACAGGTATTCGTTTAGAAGGAGATGCTGTTCAGTCGCTTACAGTGACATTTTTAGAAATGTGGAATGCTGTTAGTGAAAAAGCTACGAATGATACTGATTTTAGTAAATACATTATTCATTACGATTATAAAGCACAGCAAACAGGTTTTGTTCAGCCTTATGCAGACAGTCCTATGGATAATGAGCAGGTCGGAGAAGAAGTTTATATCAGTATGATAAATAAAGCTGAAAAATATTGTTGGTTTATGACTCCATATCTAATCATAACAGATGAAATGACGCATGCGTTATGTCTGGCTGCTAAGCGAGGGGTAGACGTAAGAATTATCACACCTGGTATCCCTGATAAAAAATTCATTTATAATGTAACTCGTTCTTTTTATCATGGATTAGTTAAACATGGTGTTCGTGTTTATGAGTGGACTCCTGGTTTCTGTCATGCAAAAATGAGTGTGGCAGATGACTGTATGGCAACTTGTGGAACAATTAATTTGGATTATCGAAGTTTATATCACCATTTTGAAAACGGCTGTTTTATGGCAGATTGTCAGGCAGTTGTGGAAATAAAAAATGATCTGATAAGAACGATGGGAGAATGTCGTGATGTGACAGACCAATATCAAACCGGACGAAGTGCATATTTGCGACTGGGACAATTATTTATGAGATTATTTGCTGGATTGCTATAA
- a CDS encoding phospholipase D family protein: MGKRKIFKIVFVILSIFLCVVFYELLGICVAYKKQPEVSNTTKKETKNGSWNECSENTERAVIIERNPEALLQRVRLIKNAKKEIILSTFAFQSDESGKLILGALHDAADRGVHIRLLVDGMESWIDMEGNPYFYGLSSHENVEIKLYNKANPLKPWKMMGRMHDKYLIADGKTYILGGRNTYNYFLGDFPGHKNYDRDVLVVCDEPEKENSVNQLLEYFETIWEQEDSGYFHDNKKLANRKSVKNAVLELQNGYQKYFEENKERICDTDYTDETFETEKIALVSNPIHTGPKEPVVWYQLGELMKNAKERVKIHTPYIICNDMMSNTWKEIAERVPDFSIMTNSVANNGNPFGAADYAKNRNRILSTGINIWEYEGGYSYHGKSILIDDDLSVIGSFNMDMRSAYLDTELMLVIRSKDINKQLEEGMMEYERVSRQVLEDGTYRDPYHVEPIELTKKRQRKIFLVQHLLGWARYLF, translated from the coding sequence ATGGGAAAACGTAAGATATTTAAAATTGTTTTTGTTATACTGTCAATTTTTTTATGTGTGGTTTTTTATGAATTGCTCGGAATCTGCGTTGCATATAAAAAGCAGCCGGAAGTGTCCAATACAACCAAAAAAGAAACAAAAAATGGGTCATGGAACGAATGCAGTGAAAATACAGAACGGGCAGTAATCATAGAAAGGAATCCAGAAGCGCTTTTACAAAGAGTGCGTTTGATCAAGAATGCAAAAAAGGAAATTATTCTTTCTACTTTTGCATTTCAATCCGATGAAAGTGGAAAATTGATCTTAGGAGCACTGCATGATGCGGCAGACAGAGGTGTACATATTCGTCTGTTAGTAGATGGAATGGAGAGCTGGATTGATATGGAAGGAAATCCGTATTTCTATGGATTATCTTCCCATGAGAATGTTGAAATTAAACTGTATAATAAGGCCAATCCGTTGAAACCATGGAAGATGATGGGGAGAATGCATGATAAATATTTGATTGCAGATGGTAAGACATATATTCTTGGTGGAAGAAATACATACAATTATTTCCTGGGTGATTTTCCGGGACATAAGAACTATGACAGAGATGTGTTAGTGGTTTGCGATGAACCTGAGAAAGAAAATTCAGTTAATCAGTTGTTAGAGTATTTTGAAACGATATGGGAACAAGAAGACAGTGGTTATTTTCATGACAATAAAAAACTGGCAAATAGAAAATCTGTAAAGAACGCAGTTTTAGAGCTGCAGAACGGCTATCAGAAATATTTTGAAGAGAATAAGGAAAGAATCTGCGATACCGATTACACGGACGAAACTTTTGAGACAGAAAAGATTGCATTAGTGTCAAATCCTATCCACACAGGTCCCAAGGAACCAGTAGTCTGGTATCAACTGGGAGAACTAATGAAAAATGCAAAAGAGCGCGTGAAAATTCATACACCATATATTATCTGCAATGATATGATGTCTAATACATGGAAAGAGATTGCGGAGAGAGTTCCGGATTTTTCTATCATGACCAATTCGGTTGCCAACAATGGAAATCCATTTGGAGCTGCCGATTATGCGAAAAACAGAAATAGAATCTTAAGTACAGGAATTAATATCTGGGAATATGAAGGCGGTTATTCATACCACGGAAAAAGTATTCTGATTGACGATGATCTGTCTGTAATCGGTTCCTTTAATATGGACATGAGAAGTGCATATCTGGATACGGAACTGATGCTTGTAATTCGCAGTAAAGATATTAATAAACAGTTGGAAGAGGGCATGATGGAATATGAAAGAGTGTCCCGCCAGGTATTGGAAGATGGAACCTATCGTGATCCATATCATGTAGAGCCAATCGAATTAACAAAGAAACGTCAGAGAAAAATATTTTTGGTACAGCATCTGCTTGGATGGGCAAGGTATCTGTTTTAA
- the pglZ gene encoding BREX-1 system phosphatase PglZ type A: MAELNLKQIIDRLNAEFTGETRKLVFWYDDKAEFAEDMETVELQNAKIYHLQPDNQFYTKYFLERVDKTTNYLIYAPFPKPDVRDNHLEDTMLYSRRFFADRASLLSVDLGIEEKYKPVIEKHIKFFANKERTQRFYDLEIENFNEENILVGLLSAVCKARTCSFEEVVRIVLTDGELVDNAFLQEFEKYDLLSAFWQLCEQHFGYTDTKPSLERLLVTLFVTYTGRYVQAELPAAWKSFVSYKSGNIIAFLDSLMNSVLYRDKYDALSTHVAKGLNVLSAFAGMRVDDLVECDTFLAVDQVLVKWLIGRLVSEDIGAIVNGFTIPELCEKRAKMHFGRKTGKTYQMLSSAYSMVKEADYHAADGLKPIIDRYLAADYNMDQQYRKFYYYYDQLESTESFESLRELVENIYTNEYLACLLPAWNAGIQQDAAFSAIPLQREFYNANLRYTKERTVVIISDAMRYEVGQELFARMQDDPKCTAKLSVQLSVLPSYTRLGMAALLPHKTLEMTDDFQVLVDGILCDNLAGRQQVLQSYNPDSVCVQFDDIKNLKVAELRDVLTKRQIIYVYHNQIDARGDKANTEDEVFHACEEAVQEIVDLIHRISVSGNTYHFIVTADHGFIYKRDKLTESDKISGKSADKAFVNRRFIVSKATLEDDGIDHMSMGRILGNEDSKVVSYPVSSNVFKVAGGGANYVHGGSSPQEMLVPVLEFKMERGHMETKNAEIALVSIVHKITNLITSMDFIQSDAVSDTVKAAKYRIFFLSEDNEKISNENSYVADSREENAQKRIFRMRFTFKNKKYDKDKQYYLVVYDEESGLEQWRQPVIMDIAFADDFGFGF; encoded by the coding sequence ATGGCAGAATTGAACCTGAAACAAATTATAGACCGCCTGAATGCGGAATTTACCGGGGAGACCCGGAAACTGGTTTTCTGGTACGATGACAAGGCGGAATTTGCCGAGGATATGGAGACGGTGGAGCTTCAGAATGCGAAGATCTACCATCTCCAGCCGGATAACCAGTTCTATACAAAGTATTTTCTTGAGCGTGTGGATAAGACCACGAATTATCTGATCTATGCACCGTTTCCTAAACCGGATGTAAGGGACAACCATCTGGAAGACACAATGCTGTATTCCAGACGGTTCTTTGCTGACCGAGCCTCCTTGCTGTCGGTTGACCTGGGTATTGAGGAAAAGTACAAGCCGGTTATTGAGAAGCACATCAAGTTTTTCGCCAACAAAGAGCGCACTCAGCGGTTCTATGATTTGGAAATCGAAAACTTCAATGAAGAAAATATCCTTGTCGGTCTGCTAAGTGCAGTCTGCAAGGCGCGTACCTGCTCTTTTGAGGAAGTCGTGCGCATCGTGTTGACAGATGGCGAGCTGGTGGACAATGCTTTCTTGCAGGAGTTTGAAAAATACGACCTGCTGTCTGCATTCTGGCAGCTCTGTGAGCAGCATTTCGGATACACCGATACAAAACCGAGTTTGGAACGGCTGCTGGTAACATTGTTCGTTACTTATACTGGGCGATATGTGCAGGCAGAGCTTCCGGCAGCATGGAAGAGCTTTGTCTCCTACAAGTCCGGCAATATCATCGCATTTCTCGATAGCCTGATGAACAGCGTCCTGTACCGGGACAAATACGACGCTCTGTCGACGCACGTTGCCAAAGGGCTGAATGTTCTTTCGGCATTTGCAGGAATGCGAGTGGACGATTTGGTGGAGTGCGACACTTTCCTTGCCGTGGATCAGGTGCTGGTAAAGTGGCTCATTGGCAGACTTGTTTCGGAAGATATCGGTGCAATCGTAAACGGATTTACCATTCCGGAACTCTGTGAAAAACGGGCTAAAATGCACTTTGGCAGAAAGACCGGGAAAACCTATCAGATGCTTTCCAGTGCATACAGCATGGTGAAGGAAGCGGATTACCATGCCGCAGATGGCTTAAAGCCAATCATCGACCGATATCTTGCTGCGGATTACAATATGGATCAGCAGTATCGGAAATTCTACTATTATTACGACCAGCTGGAGAGCACGGAAAGCTTTGAGTCGCTTCGGGAGCTGGTGGAAAATATCTACACGAACGAATATCTGGCTTGTCTGCTCCCAGCATGGAATGCTGGAATCCAGCAGGATGCCGCATTTTCGGCAATTCCGTTGCAGCGGGAGTTTTACAATGCCAACCTGCGCTATACCAAGGAACGCACCGTGGTCATCATTTCGGATGCCATGCGTTACGAGGTCGGACAGGAATTGTTTGCCCGAATGCAGGATGACCCGAAATGCACGGCAAAACTTTCCGTACAACTAAGTGTCCTGCCGTCTTATACAAGGCTCGGTATGGCAGCACTTTTACCGCATAAAACACTGGAGATGACGGATGACTTCCAGGTGCTGGTAGATGGTATCCTTTGCGATAATCTGGCAGGTCGGCAGCAGGTGCTGCAAAGCTATAACCCGGATAGTGTCTGTGTACAGTTCGATGATATCAAAAATCTGAAAGTGGCAGAGCTGCGAGATGTGCTGACAAAACGTCAGATCATCTATGTATACCATAATCAGATCGACGCGCGTGGAGACAAGGCAAATACCGAGGATGAGGTGTTTCATGCGTGTGAGGAAGCCGTTCAGGAAATTGTGGATTTGATTCATCGAATCTCCGTCAGCGGCAACACCTATCATTTTATCGTCACTGCCGATCATGGCTTTATTTACAAGCGTGATAAGCTGACAGAAAGTGACAAGATTTCCGGGAAAAGTGCGGACAAAGCATTTGTCAATCGCAGATTTATTGTGTCCAAGGCGACACTGGAAGATGATGGCATCGACCATATGAGCATGGGACGCATTCTGGGGAACGAGGACAGCAAGGTGGTGTCCTATCCTGTCAGCAGCAATGTCTTTAAGGTGGCCGGAGGCGGTGCTAACTATGTGCATGGCGGTTCCTCACCGCAGGAAATGCTGGTGCCGGTGCTGGAGTTTAAGATGGAGCGCGGTCACATGGAAACAAAGAATGCAGAGATTGCTCTGGTCAGCATTGTCCATAAGATTACGAACCTGATCACGTCCATGGACTTTATTCAGTCGGATGCCGTTAGCGATACTGTAAAAGCTGCAAAATACCGCATTTTCTTCCTCTCGGAAGACAATGAGAAAATCTCGAACGAAAACAGTTATGTGGCGGACAGTCGTGAGGAAAATGCGCAGAAGCGTATCTTCCGGATGCGGTTCACATTCAAGAATAAGAAATATGACAAGGACAAGCAGTATTACCTTGTGGTTTACGACGAAGAAAGCGGTCTGGAGCAGTGGAGGCAGCCTGTCATCATGGACATTGCCTTTGCAGATGACTTTGGATTCGGATTCTGA
- a CDS encoding HAMP domain-containing sensor histidine kinase, with translation MEQKKEKGLRIRSCLTGAIWLALVFSTVISALLFAFLNHFFNLPGSIPVLGWLLIFNTLIAGLITSFINAKLLEPITRLSKAMKEVSRGDFEQHLETNSRIAEVGESYQSFNVMTKELRATEVLQMDFVSDVSHEFKTPINAIEGYTMLLQGEELSPDQEEYVEKILFNTQRLSGLVGNILLLSKLENQNIPMKKTEYRLDEQIRQAVLSLETKWTEKEIGFQVELEEVKYTANEGLFMHIWINLLDNAIKFSPSKGTITMFLKQEQDSVKFILEDEGPGIEDDVKSRIFDKFYQVDGSHKAEGNGLGLALVKRIVDSAGGTIKAENREYGGCRFVIELPKQKDEII, from the coding sequence ATGGAACAAAAGAAAGAAAAAGGATTGCGGATCCGATCCTGTCTGACTGGTGCAATCTGGCTGGCACTTGTATTTTCAACAGTCATATCTGCTTTATTATTTGCTTTTTTGAATCATTTTTTTAATCTGCCTGGTAGCATACCTGTGCTTGGCTGGCTTTTGATTTTCAATACATTGATTGCAGGGCTGATCACTTCCTTTATTAATGCAAAGTTACTGGAACCAATTACAAGACTTAGTAAAGCAATGAAGGAAGTTTCTCGGGGAGATTTTGAACAGCATTTGGAAACGAATAGCCGTATAGCAGAAGTTGGAGAATCTTATCAAAGTTTTAACGTTATGACAAAAGAACTTCGTGCAACAGAGGTGCTGCAGATGGATTTTGTATCTGATGTTTCTCATGAGTTTAAGACCCCGATTAATGCCATTGAAGGATATACAATGCTGCTTCAGGGAGAAGAACTGTCTCCGGATCAAGAGGAATATGTAGAAAAAATCTTATTTAACACCCAAAGACTTTCCGGATTGGTTGGTAATATTTTGCTGTTATCCAAGTTAGAGAATCAGAATATACCAATGAAAAAAACGGAATATCGTCTGGATGAACAGATCCGCCAGGCAGTTCTTTCATTGGAAACAAAATGGACAGAAAAAGAAATTGGTTTTCAGGTAGAATTGGAGGAAGTTAAATATACTGCGAATGAAGGACTTTTTATGCATATCTGGATAAATCTTTTAGATAATGCGATTAAGTTCAGCCCTTCAAAGGGGACAATTACGATGTTTCTGAAACAAGAACAGGATTCTGTTAAGTTCATTCTGGAAGATGAAGGACCAGGAATAGAGGATGATGTAAAATCCAGAATATTTGACAAGTTCTATCAGGTAGATGGATCTCATAAAGCAGAAGGAAATGGCCTAGGTCTTGCACTTGTAAAACGGATTGTAGATAGTGCCGGAGGAACAATCAAAGCAGAAAACCGTGAATATGGTGGATGCAGATTTGTTATAGAGCTGCCAAAGCAGAAAGATGAGATTATCTAG
- a CDS encoding GTP pyrophosphokinase, with protein MTKDEVKKLRMDSPESLQFLNNATKFYNLMMMYRCAIREIQTKLEVLDDEFSAENNRNPISFIKTRIKKPNSIYNKLQKMGHDFTTENIQTYLNDVAGVRIVCAFIDDIYMISDLITQQDDIKVIEVKDYIKNPKPNGYRSYHMIVEIPVFFAKGKTPMRVELQIRTNGMDFWATLEHQLRYKKGIEEMPGYEEISEELLHSARAIIDADNEMQRIKDKIGMFHEI; from the coding sequence ATGACAAAAGATGAAGTAAAAAAACTCAGGATGGACAGTCCGGAATCACTACAGTTTTTAAATAATGCTACAAAATTTTATAATTTAATGATGATGTATCGTTGTGCTATTCGGGAGATACAAACTAAACTTGAGGTTTTGGATGATGAATTTTCAGCTGAGAACAATCGAAATCCTATTTCTTTTATAAAAACAAGAATTAAGAAGCCCAATAGTATTTATAATAAACTGCAGAAAATGGGACATGATTTTACAACAGAGAATATACAAACATATCTAAATGATGTAGCGGGTGTTCGAATAGTTTGTGCGTTTATTGATGATATTTATATGATATCTGATTTGATCACACAACAAGATGATATCAAAGTTATTGAAGTAAAGGATTATATAAAAAATCCCAAACCAAATGGCTATCGAAGCTATCACATGATTGTTGAGATTCCTGTATTTTTTGCTAAGGGTAAAACACCTATGCGTGTAGAACTTCAAATACGAACTAATGGGATGGATTTTTGGGCAACGTTGGAACATCAGCTTCGTTATAAAAAAGGCATTGAAGAAATGCCTGGATATGAAGAGATAAGTGAAGAATTACTTCATTCTGCAAGAGCTATCATTGATGCAGATAATGAAATGCAGAGAATAAAAGACAAAATTGGTATGTTCCACGAAATTTAA
- the brxL gene encoding protease Lon-related BREX system protein BrxL: MMDMAADDTREELRRKLRSNFDGRIVRKDLTKKIKEGANVPVYVLEFLLGQYCSSDDETIIEQGVQNVKRILADNFVRPDEAQKILSQLRKNGHHTIIDMVTVHLDIKKDCFFAEFSNLGLTNVPITDDYPEKYDRLLCGGIWCIVQLEYESEGDSNFGITDIDGQPISSKQKKQKDISPISIHKLTPIQMPHVDIEEVREGRKAFTQEEWMDVMLRSCGYEPEQLNNREKWLLLARMLPLVENNFNLCELGPRSTGKSHIYKEISPNSILVSGGQTTVANLFYNMGRKTVGLVGLWDCVAFDEVAGIKFKDKDGIQIMKDYMASGSFARGKEEKAASASMVFVGNINQSVDVLLKTSSLFDPFPPEMGTDTAFLDRLHCYIPGWEIPKFRPEHFTNDYGFITDYLAEFIRELRKEQYGDALDKYFRLGKNLNQRDTIAVRKIVGGYVKLLYPDGEFTKEQIEEILVFALEMRRRVKEQLKKLGGMEFYDVNFSYIDLDTFEEKFVSVPEQGGGKLIPDGICNPGQVYTVSQGKSGMIGVFRLESQMLPGNGKFERTGLGSDRDCKESTNTAFNFLKANGNRISGSISTTMRDYIINYQDLQGIGMTGKLALPTLIALCSIALGRPTVSTLAVLGEISISGTILKVDELANSLQVCLDSGAKKVLLPITSAADLGTVPPELVGSFNLIFYSSAEDAVFKALGVE, encoded by the coding sequence ATGATGGATATGGCGGCAGATGATACCCGTGAAGAACTGCGCCGGAAGCTGCGCAGCAACTTTGACGGTCGGATCGTCCGCAAAGACCTGACAAAGAAAATAAAAGAAGGAGCGAATGTTCCGGTCTATGTGCTGGAGTTCCTGCTGGGTCAGTATTGTAGTTCAGACGATGAGACAATCATTGAGCAGGGCGTTCAGAATGTAAAACGAATTCTGGCAGATAATTTTGTCCGCCCGGATGAGGCTCAGAAAATTCTCTCACAACTGCGCAAGAACGGTCACCATACCATTATTGATATGGTGACCGTGCATCTGGACATCAAAAAGGATTGCTTTTTTGCAGAGTTCTCTAACCTTGGTCTCACCAATGTGCCGATTACGGATGATTATCCGGAAAAATATGACCGGCTGCTTTGCGGCGGTATCTGGTGCATCGTGCAGCTGGAATATGAGTCTGAGGGAGACAGCAACTTTGGAATCACGGATATAGATGGACAGCCGATTTCCTCTAAACAGAAAAAGCAGAAGGACATCTCTCCCATCAGCATCCATAAGCTGACTCCGATTCAGATGCCCCATGTCGACATTGAAGAAGTTCGAGAGGGACGCAAGGCATTCACACAGGAAGAGTGGATGGATGTTATGCTGCGTTCCTGCGGATATGAGCCAGAACAGTTGAACAATCGGGAAAAGTGGCTGCTGCTTGCGCGTATGCTGCCGTTGGTGGAGAACAACTTCAATCTCTGTGAATTGGGGCCGCGCAGCACAGGCAAGTCCCATATCTATAAAGAAATCAGCCCGAACAGTATCCTGGTATCCGGTGGTCAGACGACCGTTGCAAATTTGTTTTACAATATGGGGCGCAAAACCGTAGGTTTGGTAGGCTTATGGGACTGCGTTGCCTTTGATGAGGTTGCCGGAATCAAGTTTAAGGACAAAGACGGCATTCAAATTATGAAAGACTATATGGCTTCCGGCTCCTTTGCCCGCGGCAAAGAGGAAAAGGCAGCATCGGCTTCTATGGTCTTTGTAGGAAACATCAATCAGAGCGTGGATGTGTTGCTTAAGACTTCCTCTCTGTTTGACCCGTTCCCGCCGGAGATGGGAACGGACACCGCCTTTCTTGACCGTCTGCATTGCTACATTCCAGGCTGGGAGATTCCGAAGTTCCGTCCGGAGCATTTTACCAATGATTACGGCTTTATCACGGATTACTTGGCAGAGTTTATCCGAGAACTGCGGAAAGAACAGTATGGTGATGCGTTGGATAAGTATTTCCGCCTTGGAAAGAACCTGAACCAGCGCGATACGATTGCTGTCCGCAAGATCGTAGGCGGCTATGTGAAATTGCTATATCCGGATGGGGAGTTCACGAAGGAACAGATTGAAGAAATTCTTGTATTTGCGCTGGAAATGCGCCGTCGCGTCAAGGAGCAGCTGAAAAAACTGGGTGGAATGGAATTCTATGATGTGAACTTCAGCTATATTGATCTTGATACCTTTGAAGAAAAATTTGTTTCCGTGCCAGAGCAGGGCGGCGGCAAACTCATTCCTGATGGTATCTGCAATCCTGGACAGGTATATACCGTAAGTCAGGGTAAGTCCGGTATGATCGGTGTATTCCGCCTCGAAAGCCAGATGCTGCCCGGCAACGGAAAATTTGAACGTACTGGCCTTGGCAGCGATCGTGACTGCAAGGAATCCACGAATACGGCGTTCAATTTCCTGAAAGCTAACGGAAATCGCATCAGTGGCAGCATCAGTACTACGATGCGGGATTACATCATCAACTATCAGGATTTACAAGGCATTGGCATGACTGGAAAGCTGGCATTGCCTACATTGATTGCACTATGCAGCATCGCTCTTGGACGGCCTACAGTCAGTACACTTGCCGTGCTGGGAGAAATCAGCATCAGCGGCACGATTCTGAAAGTGGACGAGCTTGCCAATAGTTTGCAGGTGTGCCTCGATAGCGGAGCAAAGAAAGTGCTGCTTCCGATTACCAGTGCAGCAGACCTTGGCACTGTGCCGCCGGAGCTGGTGGGGAGTTTTAATCTGATTTTCTACAGCAGTGCGGAAGATGCGGTGTTTAAGGCGTTGGGGGTAGAGTAA